In a single window of the Candidatus Bathyarchaeia archaeon genome:
- a CDS encoding glycosyltransferase family 4 protein, with translation MSRGVLMITPFCKPNIGGAETYLDSLCNYLSSRSYRIFVVSYQPLTTRVKGKRLERKDYIEIHRVPWIGGNLFPKLMPYPILEFLYLTPALLIYSFFFMLTHSKDVDVIHAHGLNAALIGKLLKKLFSKRCVFSLHAIYELDRRPILARMVRWISTSLDTIFALAERSKEDLEAGGLPKGKIKIAPQWVNLDVFKQLDRSVCRRELGLEGKFVVLFVGRLIEPKGVTLLLEIASKIEAEDIVFLFVGDGPLATKVKMEASVKKNILFAGKVSEDKLVEYYNAADVFVLLSQYEEGFARVVLETLACGTPIIASNRGCLPEMVDSSVGILINPTIDEARNTILLLYKNPDYLNKLRENCRRYSEEHFTDRNAKIIEEAYSDQ, from the coding sequence ATGAGTAGGGGTGTGCTCATGATAACTCCATTCTGCAAACCTAACATAGGTGGAGCGGAAACCTACCTGGACAGTTTATGCAATTACCTGAGTAGCAGGAGTTACAGGATATTTGTCGTTTCCTACCAGCCTCTAACCACAAGAGTGAAGGGTAAAAGATTAGAACGGAAGGATTATATAGAGATCCATAGGGTTCCATGGATTGGCGGCAATCTATTTCCGAAGTTAATGCCTTACCCTATCTTAGAATTTTTATACCTAACGCCAGCCCTACTTATCTACTCCTTCTTCTTTATGTTAACACACTCAAAAGATGTCGACGTTATTCACGCCCACGGTTTGAATGCCGCCTTGATCGGGAAGTTATTGAAAAAATTATTCTCTAAGAGATGCGTCTTCAGCCTGCACGCAATATATGAGCTGGACAGGCGGCCAATCTTGGCGAGGATGGTAAGGTGGATATCAACATCCCTAGACACCATATTCGCGCTGGCTGAAAGGTCGAAGGAAGACTTGGAGGCAGGTGGTTTACCAAAAGGTAAGATAAAAATTGCCCCTCAATGGGTGAATTTAGACGTCTTTAAACAATTGGATAGGTCTGTCTGTAGAAGAGAGTTAGGGTTGGAAGGGAAATTCGTCGTTCTATTCGTAGGAAGACTCATAGAGCCGAAGGGAGTAACTTTACTACTTGAAATTGCCTCTAAGATTGAGGCAGAAGATATAGTTTTTCTATTCGTAGGCGACGGCCCTCTTGCGACTAAAGTGAAGATGGAAGCATCGGTTAAGAAGAACATATTGTTTGCTGGGAAAGTTTCAGAGGATAAACTAGTAGAATACTATAACGCTGCGGATGTGTTCGTACTTCTTTCCCAATATGAAGAAGGCTTTGCCAGAGTGGTTTTAGAGACACTAGCATGCGGAACCCCGATAATCGCCTCCAATAGAGGGTGCCTACCAGAAATGGTTGACTCCTCCGTCGGGATTTTAATAAACCCAACCATCGACGAGGCTCGCAACACAATCTTACTCCTCTACAAAAACCCTGACTATCTCAATAAGCTGAGGGAAAACTGCAGAAGATACTCTGAAGAGCATTTCACTGATAGAAACGCAAAGATAATAGAGGAAGCTTACAGTGACCAATAA
- a CDS encoding nucleotidyltransferase family protein: MVKNKLLRRYYLATGDERFKKICEIHEVKRNILLKTLSEILKEFKDEEVNCVVIKQHQDFLDDIDILVANGGEKEIRRSVEILRRLNFHISETNDNKIMLSRKDGDIESKIHLHREIEWNGFIFHDRLQIWKNRMEEKVDGVSAYVPSPADQIIVLLAHALFENCEITLNDSLTVREILSSFDVDARYIIGNIKRWNWYHEFLVLKDLIGLSISNSKFKIHGIQDPSEYPLCIPIIV, from the coding sequence TTGGTAAAAAATAAACTGTTGCGCCGATATTACTTGGCAACGGGAGATGAAAGGTTTAAAAAAATTTGCGAGATTCACGAAGTGAAAAGGAATATTCTACTCAAAACATTGAGTGAGATTTTAAAAGAGTTCAAGGACGAAGAAGTTAATTGCGTGGTTATTAAACAACATCAAGATTTCTTGGACGACATAGACATATTGGTCGCAAATGGAGGAGAAAAAGAGATTAGAAGATCGGTGGAGATACTTCGCCGTTTAAATTTTCACATCTCAGAAACAAATGATAATAAGATTATGCTCTCTAGAAAAGATGGAGACATTGAATCTAAAATACACCTCCACAGAGAGATCGAGTGGAATGGCTTCATCTTTCACGATAGGCTTCAGATTTGGAAGAATAGGATGGAAGAGAAAGTAGACGGTGTTTCCGCCTATGTTCCTTCCCCAGCGGATCAGATAATAGTACTCTTGGCTCATGCGTTATTCGAGAACTGTGAAATCACTCTTAACGACTCACTGACAGTCAGAGAGATTCTCTCCTCCTTTGATGTTGACGCCAGATACATAATAGGCAATATTAAGCGATGGAACTGGTACCATGAATTTCTCGTCCTGAAAGATCTAATTGGACTTTCCATCTCCAATAGCAAGTTTAAGATTCATGGCATACAGGACCCTTCAGAGTATCCCCTGTGCATCCCGATTATAGTTTA